The nucleotide sequence GCGCCCCTCAATAACCCGCACACACATGCGAGTTGAGCCTTCGTCGTTGATCCGCATCAGACGTCATCGCCTGATTCCGGTTCTGGCAGTGCGGGCATTCCTGCCGCGTCTTCGATTTTTTCCGCGGCTCGCGCCAACCGGGCGAACAGGCGTAGCTGAATCGTCGTCAGTCGTGACTGCATTTGATAAGCGACATCAATCAGTCCACCCAGATCCTGTTCTTCCGGAACATGAGGCAGTGCGTAATCACGCAGGGTGATGTCTGCACGGGCATGATCGAATGGGTAGAGTTGATTTCCCATCTCCTGCTGGATTGTCTCAAGTCGCGATTTGAGGGTCGTCAGTTGAGTTTGAAGCAACTTCAGGACACGCGGGCTGAGTTCCCGTGATGCACAGTGCTCCCACAGAGTCATCAGGCGGTGAGTCGTGGTTCGCAGCGATGGCAGTTCACCAATGAGTCGGCTGACGTATTGTGCCTGCGGAAGCAGGTCATCGACTTCATACCACAGGTTTTCACCGTCGCTGATTTTCTCGACAAGATCAGGGACGTGAAGCAGTTGCAGTGCGAATGACAGGCGGTCACCTGCTTCGGTTTCAAAAGCGAGCATTTTTCCGGCGAGTACCGTGACGCCATCGCGAGCGCGCTCCAGTTTCGTCTCAACGGCGGGTGCAGATGCGTCTGTCAGGCGATACTGGGCGGGAGGAAACGGAACCTGGGCCTGAAGCAGCGTCTGGGCCGCGATCGTGTCAAACAGGACCTCTTCCGCATAACGGTACCGGGGTGAGATGCGCTGATACGTGAGCAGTTCTTCAATCATTCGCTCGCGGGCTCGCTTCAAATGACTGACAATCTCGTCCGGATTCTCGGGGGCGTCTGTCGATTGGGGTGCGATCGGCAGCGGACGAAGGAGGGGAATTTCGGTTTGAAAGTAGCGTCGCAGCGCCTTGCCGGCGTTGATTTCTTCGGTCTGTCGCTGCAGCATTTTCTCCACCGGGTGGATCAGTCGCTGAGAGAATTTGTCATTGAGGGAGTCACGATAGAATTGCTCGGTCACTCCTTTAGAGATTTCCCGAAAGCGATCGAACAAGATCGTTGCGGGAAACTTTTCCCCACTGATCTCACGCGGAAACTGGCCCGGAGAGCCGTCTCTCTCTGCGGCCAGGATGCGATCGCGATCGGAGGGGTGGGTGTCCAGCAGTGATGATTTCTGCTGGGTCATCATCTCATGAATCTTTGATTTCACTCGAGGAGTAATAAATCCCGCGTTGGCGACAGACAGGGCAATGATGTCGTCTGGAAGTCGTCCTTCGTCGTAGAAGGCCGAGATGTCGCGAAGTGACGTCTGCTGTGCGACATCCAGCTCACGCAGCCTGCGCATGGCAGAGGCGAGAGCCTTTGCTCCGACCATTCGGACTTCGCAACGGTCGGCGTTGAATTCCATCTCACGCGACATCAGGCAGCTAATCGCAATTCCGGCCATCGCAAACGCGTACAGAATCCAGCGGGAGACCCAGATCATCGCAAGAATCGCCAGCGAACAGATGGCAGCAAGCCCCCCCATGGAAGATAGCTGCATCAACCGCTCATCGACGGCGTCCCGTTCGTACGCAACCCTGAACAGCCAGTGATTCGTGCGGCGGACCATGTTCTCGAGCCACATTGCCGTTTGTTGCGTGAAATGGCCCAACTCATGAGCGAGGATTCCGGTAAACTGCTGCAGGTTCATTCCAGCGACCAGCGGCAGTCCGATGTAAAGAGAAATTCCCCGGCGAATTCCACCACCGGTCCAGCGACGGCGGATTTCTGCGGCGGCATTCAGGTCACATGTAATGTGAATGGCGGTCGGGCGAGGTGCCCCCAGTGCGTCGCAAAGCCGGTTGATGTATTCAAAGAGAAAGGGCTCCGCTTCTTTCCTCAGGGCGCGAGGTCGCTTGATTGCGGCAGTTCGGGCCAAAAAGGGCTTCAGTAATGCCAGTAGCAGGCCCGTTCCCAATAAGACAACCAGTCCGACCAGGGTTCCCCGTAAGAGAGCGGGCCAACCCGGAAGAATGTGATCGGCATACCGCACGGTGGCGAATATCAGTCCCGCCAGCAGGACCATCATCGCGAAGTAAAGCAGAGGTAACAGCAGAACCGCTGCAGCAGTGAGCGCCAGGCCCATCACATATTTGTGCGTTACCGGCGGGAGTGGGACTTTTTTCTCGACGGCTTCGAGGATGCGCGCTTTCTGCTTAGACGAGAGGGGCGAAGCTCGAAGTGTCATAGGAGGTCGTCGGTCCAGCCGGGATGAAGTGCTCGAACTTAACTATTTGACAAGACCTGTGAAATTCTGGTGGTGCACTACGATCATTCAGCTTCCGATTATCGGTCGCAGGATTGAGGTTGCTCGTGAGATGGGGGACGGCTGTTGGGCGTTCTCTGCATTCAGAATGCCATCAGAGATGAATGATCACCGATATCAGCCAGATGGCAGAGGCCAGGGTGAGACCGACGGCAAGGGCCGCAAGGATCGGTACCAGGCGGTACCAGCCCGGATCTGCATCCTCTGCTTGCCGGCGACGTAACCGACCTCGTTCTTCAATATAGTTCTCCGGCGTAATCGTGTTGTCGTCCAGGACCGGTATTGGCGTCCCACATTCCTTGCATGCCATAGTACGCCCATTCCATGCGTCTTTCACACGGTGCTGGGCTCCACAGATATCGCATTCCGCCAGGATCGCCATGCGGCGAAATTCCTCTTCCTGTAAGCACAGGATTCTTCGAGTTTTGAAATAACGGACTTAGCAAGCCTGTCATGAACTGCTAGCAGTTGCAGAGTTCTACCTTATACCGGTTTCATTCATCAACCCGGTTAGAATGACGTCCCGAAGTGCGGAATTGAAGAGGAATCAATATCTGAACCTTACGATTCTGACATTTCTAATCACGGTCAGCTTGTTTTCCGCTTTGATGGTGGTTCAGTCCACTAATGACCCAGCGGACTTATTGACCGTTGGCCAGCGACAAACTGCCGTGCTGCAAGTTGTCGCTGGCCTGGAGTCCGACTGAAAACAGGCCATTGATGATCAGGAAGAAGGGTCAGTCGAGGGACCCCTGATCCCGAATAAAGTTTCGCAGGTAGACTGCGCTTTGCTTGAGAGACGCCTTGCGGGCGTCGAGAGATTCTTCGTAGGCCCGATCTTCTACTTCGACACAGACAGGGCCGCGATAACCGACGTCACCGAGTGTGCCAAAGAACTGGCCCCAGTTGACGTCTCCCAACCCGGGCAGCTTGGGGGTGTGGTACTGGTTTGGATGCGCCAGAATTCCCACTTCATCAAGTTTATGCCGATCGATGCGGACGTCTTTCGCGTGCACATGGACCAGCCGGTCGGCGAATTCACGAATCGGCTTCAGGTAGTCCATCTGCTGCCAGATCATGTGGGACGGATCGTAATTCAGGCCAAAGTTCAGGCTGGGAATGTCATCGAACATCCGTCTCCAGATCGCCGGTGTTGTGGCGAGGTTCTTGCCCCCGGGCCATTCATCCTTTGAGAAGAGCATGGGACAGTTTTCGATCCCAATGCGAACACCGTGATCTTCTGCGAATTTGACCAGTGGTTTCCAAGTGTCGATGAACCGGGGCCAGTTATCGTCGACGGACTTCGTCCAGTCGCGCCCCACGAAGGTGTTGAAGCGGGTTAAGCCGAGCAGCGAGGTCGCTTTAATCACCTTCCGAATGTGCTCGACGTACCGTTCGGCTTCCGCGAGGTCCGGTGCGAGTGGGTTCGGATAGTATCCCAGGCCACTGATCGCGACCCCTGCGTCGCTTATGATCCCCTTCACTTCGTCGGCCTGAGCGGACGAGAAGTCGGTCACATCGACGTGCGTCACCCCGGCGTAGCGCCGCTCGGCTTTGCTGGGGGGCCAGCACATCAGCTCGACGCAGGAAAAACCGTAAGTCCTCGCGAGCCTGGCGACTTCTTTCAGAGAACATTCAGGAAGGATTGCACTGACAAAACCAAGCTGCATTCGTGGGATTCCTGTGAGAACAGACGGGAAGCAAATTCAGGCCGAAACAGGATAGTCACGCCCGGGGAGATTCACCACACAGGCCCTCTCCCCTTGATTGCAGACGACCAGCCATGCGGTTGTTCACCTCTCTGCGAAACAGGTTCCTGCCGGGGACCCCCTCAGCGTGCGAATGCCATCCTCAGAGAGTCGTCATGGATGCGGACGGGTCACTCGCGGAAGACTTCGTAGTTCCTGCGAAAAGCTCCCGGATTACTCGGGGATGCGATTCAGGGTGTAATACGCTTCCTTGTGCAGCAGTGGTTGGCCTGTAGCCGAACGAACTCCACCCGAGATCAGCTCGTGGACGTTTCCTGCTTTCAAACTGTCGACCACCAGCCTGACCGTGAGTTGATCGGGTGAGACCGTGGCACTCACGATTTTCGGATGGGTCTGATCGACTTCGGGACTGCCATATTGGGCCTGGTAGATGTAGCCGTAGGTTTCGAGCTGATAGCTATCGATTGCGGCGGCTGACTTGGGGTCGACGGGTTGAGTGAATTTCAGCTCGAATCCGTCTGGCTTGGCCCGCATTTCCTGAATTTCGAACGGAGTTTTCCCTGTCCAGACAACGCGATCCAGGGAGCCTGGCTTCTGGCCCCGCGAGGCCCAGCCCCGATTGGTTCCGCCAACAAACAGTGTACCCGTGTCGGTCAGCAGCATGCCGACGCAGCCTGACCCAAAACCCTCGCGGAATGGGAAACACGCCCCCTGATAATGGCCATCGATCTTTTCGAGGAAACATCGCATGACCGTGCTGTCGCTCTGGTCCGCGACGAACATCTGCCCCGTGAACGGACCGAATCGTCCTTCGGTTGTGTCGCAGACAATCCCACTGGCGGATTTACCCATTTTGCCGTAGGGGAACAGGACCGCGGCAGGTTCGTACTCAGGAATACTGGCTGCTTCGGTCATGAAGCGGCTGCCGCTTTGCGGGTCCTTCGGGCGAGGTCCCATGGCGGCCTGCACCTCCGGAAGATCATACCAGCGGTTCCCACCGGGGTGGCCGACAAACTTACCGGGGGAGAGATGCTTGAGGCCACACGTTCCGTTCCACGGACCCTGGTTGTCGGTATAAAACATCTCTCCTTCTGCGTTCATCCCGATTCCCCCTGGTGACCGAATGCCACTGCAGGTTGGGATCGACTTGCCATCGGGAGTGATCCGGAGGCACCACCCGCGATACTTTGCGTCGCTGCCGAACGAGCCTGTCAGGCAGAGTACGACCCAGATGTTGCCATCGCGGTCGAATCGAGAACCGAAGGCGTATTCATGATAGTCGCCAGAGATCTGCCAGTCGTCGTTAACGGTCTCGAAGAGATCCGCCTGCCCGTCTCCATTGTCATCACGCAGTCGGGTCACCTCACCCCGCTGTGTGGCGTAAAGCCAGCCGTCGCGGTAGGCCAGCCCCAGCACTTCGTGCAGCCCGTGAGCGAAGCGTTTGAACCTGGCGTCGGTCGGGGATTCTGCGAACGGCTTATCCACCAGCCAGATTTCACCCCGACGGGTTGAGACTGCCAGTTCGCCATTGGGGAGCAGTTCGACTCCACCCGCTTCGAGCATGATTTCCTTGGGGACCTCGAACGAGGCCATGCGATAGAAATCGTTCTCGACAGGCTCGGTGTCGGCGCCCCGGACGGCAGTCGAAGCGGGCCAGAAGGCCAGCGCCAGAACAACGTATCGTAAGAACCGCGTCAGGTTTGCTTCGGGTGTCCCCGAGCCGCCGGACGTCCTCGAGTCTGTCTGGTCACTCATAGGGTTCTCGATGTGCGAGGGAACCGATCGGGCGAGAAAATGAAATCTACTTGTTCAGCACTTCATCCAGGTTCATCAGCTCGTTCGCCAGTAACGTCCAGGCGGCCAGCGTTTCGGGCTTGATTGCCGGATCTGGTTTTGATTCCCCGTCTGTGATGAGCTTGTTCGCGTCGTCGGGGTGAGACTCGTAGTACTTTACGAAATCCTCCAGTGAACTCTGAATGATGGGAAGTTCGGCTGCCCGGAAGGGGCGAGCAAGCAGTCGCTGGGCCATCGCGTTCAGTCGACTTGTGTCATCTGTTGAGCTGGGTTGTTCGTCCGTCAGCACCCTCTGGGCGAGATGTCTGGCCGCCTCGACGAACTGGGTGTCATTCAGGGTCACGAGCGCCTGAAGGGGCGTATTCGTTCGTTCGCGCCGGACGGTGCAGGTTTCACGTGCGGTGGCGTTGAAGATTTCCATCGATGCGGGTGGGGCTGACCTTTTCCAGAATGTGTACATGCTGCGTCGGTAGAGGTTTTCTCCGGAATCACGTCGATAGTCACGCGTGTTACTGCCAATCATTGCCACGGCTTCCCAGACTCCGTCAGGCTGGTAGGGCTTGACGCTGGGGCCGCCGATCTTTTCAACAAGCAACCCGCTTGCAGCGAGTGCGTAATCGCGGATCATTTCGGCATCCATGCGGAAACGAGGTCCACGTGACATCAGGCGGTTTTGTGGATCTTTCTCCAGCTTGTCGGGGGTTGCTTCGGCAGACTGCCGGTAGGTGCTGGACGTCACGATCAAAC is from Schlesneria sp. DSM 10557 and encodes:
- a CDS encoding M48 family metallopeptidase gives rise to the protein MTLRASPLSSKQKARILEAVEKKVPLPPVTHKYVMGLALTAAAVLLLPLLYFAMMVLLAGLIFATVRYADHILPGWPALLRGTLVGLVVLLGTGLLLALLKPFLARTAAIKRPRALRKEAEPFLFEYINRLCDALGAPRPTAIHITCDLNAAAEIRRRWTGGGIRRGISLYIGLPLVAGMNLQQFTGILAHELGHFTQQTAMWLENMVRRTNHWLFRVAYERDAVDERLMQLSSMGGLAAICSLAILAMIWVSRWILYAFAMAGIAISCLMSREMEFNADRCEVRMVGAKALASAMRRLRELDVAQQTSLRDISAFYDEGRLPDDIIALSVANAGFITPRVKSKIHEMMTQQKSSLLDTHPSDRDRILAAERDGSPGQFPREISGEKFPATILFDRFREISKGVTEQFYRDSLNDKFSQRLIHPVEKMLQRQTEEINAGKALRRYFQTEIPLLRPLPIAPQSTDAPENPDEIVSHLKRARERMIEELLTYQRISPRYRYAEEVLFDTIAAQTLLQAQVPFPPAQYRLTDASAPAVETKLERARDGVTVLAGKMLAFETEAGDRLSFALQLLHVPDLVEKISDGENLWYEVDDLLPQAQYVSRLIGELPSLRTTTHRLMTLWEHCASRELSPRVLKLLQTQLTTLKSRLETIQQEMGNQLYPFDHARADITLRDYALPHVPEEQDLGGLIDVAYQMQSRLTTIQLRLFARLARAAEKIEDAAGMPALPEPESGDDV
- a CDS encoding sugar phosphate isomerase/epimerase family protein, whose protein sequence is MQLGFVSAILPECSLKEVARLARTYGFSCVELMCWPPSKAERRYAGVTHVDVTDFSSAQADEVKGIISDAGVAISGLGYYPNPLAPDLAEAERYVEHIRKVIKATSLLGLTRFNTFVGRDWTKSVDDNWPRFIDTWKPLVKFAEDHGVRIGIENCPMLFSKDEWPGGKNLATTPAIWRRMFDDIPSLNFGLNYDPSHMIWQQMDYLKPIREFADRLVHVHAKDVRIDRHKLDEVGILAHPNQYHTPKLPGLGDVNWGQFFGTLGDVGYRGPVCVEVEDRAYEESLDARKASLKQSAVYLRNFIRDQGSLD